Proteins encoded in a region of the Sander lucioperca isolate FBNREF2018 chromosome 18, SLUC_FBN_1.2, whole genome shotgun sequence genome:
- the si:ch1073-416d2.3 gene encoding protein Z-dependent protease inhibitor, producing the protein MAVHKMKMGFMFIVTYMCFLAPVHQAHLPSATISDLSFKNMDFAMNLYRNISSYHDKNIFFSPLSISTSFAALLMASDGVTHEEILKGLNLEELERADQPELIPTLFQLLHEGIVQNGSLKLDQGMALFMRQQFAVKEIFKGQIKKFFDADVKSVDFADTKGSISFINEYIKHKTKDKVTEMISTLDATTQLMLINTIFFQGAWQMPFNHNLTENAPFYIDNYNIVQVPMMFLEDKFYFMEDVPLGARVLKLPYQEGVSMLILLPNKGMDYTVIDDGITAERFLSWIKKLQKIKLEVNMPKFKMEESYSLHNILPDMGMASIFSNHANLTKLSKEEGLKVSEVLHKAVIEVDETGTTAAAATTTGIIAYSLPRTFTVNRPFFFFIYHEDTNCILFMGRVIDPTTN; encoded by the exons ATGGCGGTACACAAAATGAAGATGGGATTTATGTTTATTGTAACCTATATGTGCTTCCTTGCTCCTGTCCACCAAGCGCACCTTCCAAGCGCCACCATCTCAGACCTTTCCTTCAAAAATATGGACTTTGCCATGAACCTATACAGAAATATATCCAGCTATCATGACAAGAACATCTTTTTCTCACCTCTGAGCATTTCCACCAGCTTTGCTGCTCTCTTAATGGCTTCTGATGGTGTCACACACGAGGAAATACTGAAGGGACTCAACCTGGAGGAGCTGGAGCGGGCTGACCAGCCAGAACTTATCCCAACACTCTTTCAACTCCTTCATGAGGGAATCGTACAGAATGGATCACTGAAACTGGACCAAGGCATGGCCCTCTTTATGCGCCAGCAGTTTGCGGTGAAGGAGATATTTAAAGGCCAAATCAAGAAGTTTTTCGACGCTGACGTCAAAAGCGTAGACTTTGCGGACACAAAAGGCAGTATCAGCTTCATCAATGAGTATATCAAGCACAAGACTAAAGACAAAGTGACAGAGATGATTTCCACCCTGGATGCAACGACCCAACTCATGTTAATCAACACAATTTTCTTCCAGG GAGCCTGGCAGATGCCTTTCAACCACAATTTAACTGAAAACGCACCGTTCTACATTGACAACTATAATATTGTGCAAGTGCCAATGATGTTTTTAGAGGATAAGTTCTACTTCATGGAAGATGTTCCTCTTGGTGCCAGGGTGCTGAAGCTACCATACCAGGAAGGTGTTTCCATGCTTATCCTGCTCCCCAACAAAGGCATGGACTACACTGTAATTGATGATGGGATCACTGCTGAGAGGTTCCTCAGCTGGATCAAAAAGCTGCAGAAAAT CAAACTGGAGGTCAACATGCCCAAATTCAAGATGGAGGAGTCATATTCCCTGCACAATATTCTACCAGACATGGGCATGGCCAGTATCTTCAGTAATCATGCCAATTTGACAAAGCTGAGTAAGGAAGAAGGCCTCAAAGTGTCTGAG GTGCTGCACAAGGCTGTGATCGAGGTAGACGAGACAGGGACCACTGCAGCAGCTGCCACAACAACTGGCATTATTGCATATTCCTTACCCAGAACCTTTACTGTCAACAGAccatttttcttcttcatataCCATGAAGACACAAACTGTATTCTGTTCATGGGCAGGGTGATTGACCCCACCACAAACTAG
- the atxn3 gene encoding ataxin-3 — protein MFDRKLNMDSIFHEKQEGSLCAQHCLNNLLQGEYFTPVDLSSIAHQLDEEERMRMAEGGMASEEYRTFLQQPSGNMDDSGFFSIQVISNALSVWGLELILFNSREYQSLMINPINEKAFICNYKEHWFTIRKLGQQWFNLNSLLTGPELISDTYLALFLAQLQQEGYSIFVIRGNLPECEAEQILGIMRVQQQQRPRLIGEDEAQPSAGRSAALSQSEMGFGVEDEVVDEDEQLKKALALSRQDIDVEDEEADLRRAIQLSMQGAVMSNKSSESEMGNVKSGSQAAGSAAGGLREGHIEALTAEELRKRRQAYFDRQQQHAQPNIPQQPDTKSTGGSGSVNTGSEEDQQQKPSQ, from the exons ATGTTTGACAGAAAGCTGAATATGGATTCCATATTTCATGAGAAA CAAGAGGGCTCTCTTTGCGCCCAACACTGTCTCAACAACCTCCTGCAGGGTGAGTATTTCACTCCTGTGGATCTGTCCTCCATTGCTCATCAGCTTGATGAAGAGGAAAGAATGAGGATGGCTGAGGGAGGTATGGCCAGTGAGGAGTATAGGACCTTCTTACAG CAACCATCTGGTAACATGGATGACAGCGGGTTCTTTTCAATACAA GTAATTAGCAATGCACTGAGTGTGTGGGGCTTGGAGCTAATCCTCTTCAACAGCCGGGAGTACCAGAGCCTGATGATTAATCCAAT AAATGAGAAAGCCTTCATATGCAACTACAAGGAGCACTGGTTTACTATACGCAAGCTTGGGCAACAG TGGTTTAACCTGAATTCGCTGTTGACTGGACCAGAGTTGATATCAGACACCTATCTAGCACTTTTCCTTGCACAGTTACAACAAGAAG GTTATTCCATATTTGTGATCCGAGGAAACCTCCCTGAGTGTGAAGCAGAGCAGATTCTTGGGATTATGAgggtgcagcagcagcagcgaccAAGGCTTATCGGAGAGGATGAAGCCCAGCCAAGTGCAgg CAGGTCAGCAGCTCTGAGCCAGTCCGAAATGGGCTTTGGTGTGGAGGATGAGGTTGTGGATGAAGATGAACAGCTGAAGAAAGCTCTGGCACTCAGCAGGCAGGACATAGATGTGGAAGATGAAGAAGCTGATCTTCGCAGGGCCATACAGCTTAGCATGCAAG GAGCAGTGATGAGCAACAAGTCATCAGAGTCGGAAATGGGAAATGTGAAATCAGGGAGCCAGGCAGCAGGGAGTGCTGCAGGAGGACTCAGAGAAGGCCATATTGAGGCGCTTACAGCAGAGGAACTGCGGAAGAGGAGACAAGCCTATTTTGATCG GCAGCAGCAACATGCTCAGCCAAACATTCCTCAACAACCAGACACCAAATCAACAGGTGGCTCAG GATCTGTAAACACTGGCTCTGAAGAGGACCAACAACAAAAGCCCAGCCAGTGA